The following coding sequences lie in one Saccharopolyspora hordei genomic window:
- a CDS encoding HIT family protein, whose product MAYIQGENKPDGDDSDGCPFCRLLESGRPDSETLIVARGELVFAILNLYPYNPGHLMVLPYRHVADYTELTEAETAGVAEYTQRAMRVIRRVSAPHGFNIGLNQGPVAGAGIAAHLHQHVVPRWGGDSNFMPVIGHTKVLPQLLGETRQLLADAWGELD is encoded by the coding sequence ATGGCCTACATCCAGGGCGAGAACAAGCCCGACGGTGACGACAGCGACGGCTGCCCGTTCTGCCGCCTGCTGGAGTCCGGCCGCCCCGACTCCGAGACGCTCATCGTCGCCCGCGGCGAGCTGGTCTTCGCGATCCTCAACCTGTACCCGTACAACCCCGGGCACCTCATGGTGCTGCCGTACCGGCACGTGGCCGACTACACCGAGCTCACCGAGGCCGAGACGGCGGGGGTCGCGGAGTACACCCAGCGCGCGATGCGGGTGATCCGCCGGGTGTCGGCGCCGCACGGGTTCAACATCGGGCTCAACCAGGGCCCGGTGGCGGGCGCGGGCATCGCCGCGCACCTGCACCAGCACGTGGTGCCCCGCTGGGGCGGTGACTCGAACTTCATGCCCGTCATCGGGCACACCAAGGTCCTGCCCCAGCTGCTCGGCGAGACCCGCCAGCTCCTCGCCGACGCCTGGGGCGAGCTGGACTGA
- a CDS encoding YceI family protein: MTTTEQIPGYVTGTWDIDTVHSDIQFTVRHMGVGKSRGRFGSFQGEIVTAADPLQSSVTATIDTASIDTGNADRDAHVRNADFLDVEQFPTATFRSTGIRQDGEDFIIDGEFTLHGVTKPISLETELGGFTEDGLLGLSAKTVINRTDFGVGAPGGAMIGEKVTISLDIEAKLRS; the protein is encoded by the coding sequence ATGACCACCACCGAGCAGATCCCGGGCTACGTCACCGGCACCTGGGACATCGACACCGTCCACTCCGACATCCAGTTCACCGTGCGGCACATGGGGGTCGGCAAGTCCCGCGGCCGCTTCGGCTCCTTCCAGGGCGAGATCGTCACCGCCGCCGACCCGCTGCAGTCCTCGGTCACCGCGACCATCGACACCGCCTCGATCGACACCGGCAACGCCGACCGGGACGCCCACGTGCGCAACGCCGACTTCCTGGACGTCGAGCAGTTCCCGACCGCGACCTTCCGCTCCACCGGGATCCGCCAGGACGGCGAGGACTTCATCATCGACGGCGAGTTCACCCTGCACGGCGTGACCAAGCCGATCTCGCTGGAGACCGAGCTGGGCGGCTTCACCGAGGACGGCCTGCTGGGCCTGTCCGCCAAGACCGTCATCAACCGCACCGACTTCGGCGTGGGCGCGCCGGGCGGCGCGATGATCGGCGAGAAGGTGACCATCAGCCTCGACATCGAGGCCAAGCTCCGCAGCTGA
- the pgsA gene encoding phosphatidylinositol phosphate synthase: protein MLNIFARDSLSRLTNPIGAGLVRLGLSPNAVTLTGTVASAAAALWFFPRGELFVGTVVVAVFLLFDVLDGAMARAGGRASRFGGVLDASCDRLVDGALFGSLVWWSLVVEVDRSRGLGLLICLVSAQVISYVKARAEANGLRADGGLAERAERFLVVLIGTGLHGLGVPYVLDVAVWLLVLLCLITIAQRLATVHRSARTQREMR, encoded by the coding sequence ATGCTGAACATCTTCGCGCGGGACTCGCTGTCCCGACTGACCAACCCGATCGGTGCGGGCCTGGTCCGGCTCGGTCTCTCGCCGAACGCGGTGACGCTGACCGGCACGGTCGCCAGCGCTGCGGCTGCGCTGTGGTTCTTCCCGCGCGGCGAGCTCTTCGTGGGCACCGTGGTGGTCGCGGTGTTCCTGCTCTTCGACGTCCTCGACGGCGCGATGGCCCGCGCGGGCGGCCGGGCCTCGCGGTTCGGCGGGGTGCTCGACGCGAGCTGCGACCGGCTCGTGGACGGCGCGCTGTTCGGCTCGCTGGTGTGGTGGTCGCTGGTGGTGGAGGTGGACCGGTCGCGCGGCCTGGGCCTGCTCATCTGCCTGGTCAGCGCGCAGGTGATCTCCTACGTCAAGGCCCGCGCGGAGGCCAACGGGCTCCGGGCCGACGGCGGCCTGGCCGAGCGCGCGGAGCGCTTCCTGGTGGTGCTCATCGGCACCGGCCTGCACGGCCTCGGCGTCCCGTACGTCCTCGACGTGGCGGTGTGGCTGCTGGTGCTGCTGTGCCTGATCACCATCGCCCAACGCCTGGCCACCGTCCACCGCTCCGCCCGCACCCAACGCGAGATGAGGTGA
- the pdxS gene encoding pyridoxal 5'-phosphate synthase lyase subunit PdxS yields the protein MTTVKDTAPTSQTGTDGVKRGMAEMLKGGVIMDVVTPEQAKVAEDAGAVAVMALERVPADIRAQGGVARMSDPDMIEGIVNAVSIPVMAKARIGHFVEAQVLQSLGVDYIDESEVLTPADEANHIDKWAFTVPFVCGATNLGEALRRISEGAAMIRSKGEAGTGNVVEATRHMRQIRADIRRLSVLDDDELHVAAKELRAPVQLVREVARTGKLPVVLFTAGGIATPADAAMMRQLGAEGVFVGSGIFKSGDPVKRAEAIVKATTFYDDPDVIAKVSRGLGEAMVGINVDDLPEQQRYAHRGW from the coding sequence GTGACGACCGTCAAGGACACCGCCCCCACCTCCCAGACCGGGACCGACGGGGTCAAGCGCGGCATGGCGGAGATGCTCAAGGGCGGCGTGATCATGGACGTGGTCACGCCCGAGCAGGCCAAGGTCGCCGAGGACGCGGGCGCGGTCGCGGTGATGGCGCTCGAGCGGGTCCCGGCCGACATCCGCGCGCAGGGCGGGGTCGCCCGGATGTCCGACCCGGACATGATCGAGGGCATCGTCAACGCGGTGTCCATCCCGGTGATGGCCAAGGCCCGGATCGGGCACTTCGTCGAGGCGCAGGTGCTGCAGTCGCTGGGCGTGGACTACATCGACGAGTCGGAGGTGCTCACCCCCGCCGACGAGGCGAACCACATCGACAAGTGGGCGTTCACCGTGCCGTTCGTGTGCGGCGCGACCAACCTCGGCGAGGCGCTGCGCCGGATCTCCGAGGGCGCGGCCATGATCCGTTCCAAGGGCGAGGCGGGCACCGGCAACGTGGTCGAGGCGACGCGGCACATGCGCCAGATCCGCGCCGACATCCGCCGGCTGTCCGTGCTCGACGACGACGAGCTCCACGTCGCGGCGAAGGAGCTGCGCGCGCCGGTGCAGCTGGTGCGCGAGGTCGCGCGGACCGGCAAGCTCCCGGTGGTGCTGTTCACCGCGGGCGGCATCGCGACCCCGGCGGACGCGGCGATGATGCGGCAGCTGGGCGCGGAGGGCGTGTTCGTCGGCTCCGGCATCTTCAAGTCGGGCGACCCGGTCAAGCGCGCCGAGGCGATCGTCAAGGCGACGACGTTCTACGACGACCCGGACGTGATCGCGAAGGTTTCCCGCGGTCTCGGCGAGGCGATGGTCGGCATCAACGTGGACGACCTCCCCGAGCAGCAGCGCTACGCCCACCGCGGCTGGTGA
- a CDS encoding TetR/AcrR family transcriptional regulator yields MGKRMRGADRRAQVLEIAAEEFAAHGLHGASTEAIAREAGITQAYVFRMFGTKKALFLELVRASFDRLTDAMRAAAGDATGLAALSAMGAQYYDLLADRTGLLLQLQGFAACGDEEVRAAVRECFARMWDTVAETTGLEPVTVKSFLAFGMLLNAGAALDVEDADGAWAEGVRTRIRPGLFEHITAEANR; encoded by the coding sequence ATGGGCAAGCGGATGCGCGGGGCCGATCGCCGGGCCCAGGTGCTGGAGATCGCGGCGGAGGAGTTCGCCGCCCACGGGCTGCACGGGGCGTCCACCGAGGCGATCGCCCGGGAGGCCGGGATCACGCAGGCGTACGTGTTCCGGATGTTCGGCACCAAGAAGGCGCTGTTCCTCGAACTGGTCCGGGCGTCCTTCGACCGGTTGACCGACGCGATGCGGGCGGCGGCCGGGGACGCGACCGGCCTGGCGGCGCTGTCCGCCATGGGCGCGCAGTACTACGACCTGCTCGCCGACCGCACCGGTCTGCTGCTCCAGCTCCAGGGCTTCGCCGCGTGCGGCGACGAGGAGGTGCGCGCGGCGGTCCGGGAGTGCTTCGCGCGGATGTGGGACACCGTCGCGGAGACCACCGGGCTCGAGCCGGTCACGGTGAAGTCGTTCCTCGCGTTCGGGATGCTGCTCAACGCCGGGGCGGCGCTGGACGTCGAGGACGCCGACGGGGCGTGGGCCGAGGGCGTGCGGACCCGGATCCGCCCGGGCCTGTTCGAGCACATCACGGCCGAGGCGAACCGATGA
- a CDS encoding MFS transporter encodes MSTQVRVAPRLGPALVTVALLGAVIGSVGAPLITAVATGLDVPLEAAQWTLTITLFTGAIAGPVLGRLGSGPHRRTAVLATLGLVTLGGALTALPLPFAVLVVGRGLQGLGVAVVALLMSVARAHLPAERAASTIAALSVASTVGIGVGYPAISLVDQLAGLRAAYAVGFLLSAAALVVAWRALPRETPGPRPRIDVVGALLLGVGMLGVLLLVAEPALWADARVGAGVLVVSLAVLAVWAAVELRTAAPLVDLRLLGQGPVVRANLAMLVAGTGMYLLFSLLTRYVQTPAGAGYGFALPGVAAGAALIPFSLAGFVAGKVVPGLLARLAERWTYALSAAAVVVAAVVFAAATGSLVVVLVAMAVLGFGVGGVSSVMPKLVLAGVPQAETASVLAINQIVRSTGFSVGSALAGFLLALATPPGALVPAPGGYVTAALCSVPPLVISALVVAVRRR; translated from the coding sequence ATGAGCACGCAGGTGCGCGTCGCGCCCCGCCTCGGCCCCGCGCTCGTCACCGTGGCGCTGCTGGGCGCGGTCATCGGCAGCGTCGGCGCCCCGCTCATCACGGCGGTCGCGACCGGGCTGGACGTGCCGCTCGAAGCCGCGCAGTGGACCCTCACGATCACGCTGTTCACCGGTGCCATCGCCGGTCCCGTCCTCGGCAGGCTCGGCAGCGGTCCGCACCGCCGCACCGCGGTCCTGGCCACCCTGGGACTCGTCACGCTCGGCGGCGCGCTGACCGCGCTGCCGCTGCCGTTCGCGGTGCTCGTGGTCGGGCGGGGCCTGCAGGGGCTCGGCGTCGCCGTGGTGGCGCTGCTGATGAGCGTCGCCCGCGCCCACCTGCCGGCGGAACGCGCCGCCTCGACGATCGCCGCCCTGTCTGTCGCGTCCACGGTCGGCATCGGCGTCGGCTACCCGGCGATCAGCCTCGTCGACCAGCTGGCCGGGCTCCGCGCCGCGTACGCGGTCGGGTTCCTGCTCTCCGCCGCGGCGCTCGTCGTCGCCTGGCGCGCGCTGCCCCGCGAGACCCCGGGGCCACGGCCGCGGATCGACGTGGTCGGGGCGCTCCTCCTCGGCGTCGGGATGCTCGGCGTCCTGCTGCTCGTCGCCGAACCCGCGCTGTGGGCCGACGCCCGGGTGGGGGCGGGCGTCCTCGTCGTCTCGCTCGCGGTCCTCGCGGTGTGGGCGGCCGTCGAGCTGCGCACCGCCGCGCCACTGGTGGACCTGCGGTTGCTCGGCCAGGGGCCGGTGGTCCGCGCGAACCTCGCCATGCTCGTCGCGGGAACCGGCATGTACCTGCTGTTCAGCCTCCTCACCCGCTACGTGCAGACCCCGGCGGGCGCGGGGTACGGCTTCGCCCTCCCCGGTGTCGCCGCGGGGGCCGCGCTCATCCCCTTCTCGCTCGCCGGGTTCGTCGCCGGGAAGGTGGTGCCCGGCCTGCTCGCCCGCCTCGCGGAGCGGTGGACCTACGCGCTCTCCGCCGCCGCGGTCGTGGTCGCCGCGGTGGTGTTCGCGGCCGCCACCGGCTCGCTCGTCGTCGTGCTGGTCGCGATGGCGGTCCTCGGCTTCGGCGTGGGCGGTGTCTCCTCGGTGATGCCGAAGCTCGTGCTCGCCGGGGTCCCGCAGGCCGAGACCGCCAGCGTGCTGGCGATCAACCAGATCGTGCGCAGCACCGGATTCAGCGTCGGCAGCGCGCTCGCCGGGTTCCTGCTCGCCCTCGCCACCCCGCCCGGAGCGCTGGTCCCCGCGCCGGGCGGCTACGTCACCGCCGCGCTGTGCTCGGTGCCGCCGCTGGTGATCAGCGCGCTCGTGGTCGCCGTCCGCCGCCGTTGA
- a CDS encoding elongation factor G-like protein EF-G2 — translation MGSKQSGTAGGPVLPAPTDPAKIRNVVLVGPSAAGKTTLVEALLAATATIPRAGSVTEGTTVCDHEPASIEQQRSVCLAVAPMQHGDVKINLIDTPGYADFVGELRAGLRAADAALFVVAAAEGVDPATRAIWQECATVGMPRAVVVSRLDQPRADFDDALLACQDAFGGGVLPLYLPHRGAGGEVTGLVGLVTESVYESGEQRTADDELRAQIDQPRGELIEAIIAESEDESLMDRYLNGERIDEDTLIADLEAAVAKGGLHPVVPVCAATGVGVPEVLDGIVRGFPSPLEHALPEFTDPHGRNPRVLTPDPEGPLAAEVVHTSVDSYVGRVSLARVFSGTMRPERAVHVSGHGMAERGHPDHDEDERVAHLYSPLGANLREVPHCIAGDLCALTKIGSAETGDTLSDPSDPLLLTPWPMPEPLMPIAVTAHTRSDEDALARNLNRLIAADPSLRLERDSETHQLVLWCMGEAHADVVLQRLREGGAEVDTVPVRVPLRQTFAQPAKGHGRHVKQSGGHGQYAVCDIEVEPLPRGSGVEFAERVVGGAVPRQFIPSVEKGVRAQVEKGITEGVPLVDLRITLVDGKAHSVDSSDAAFQAAGALALKAAAEQAGLITLEPVDEVAVHIPDEHLGAVLGDLSSRRGKVVGTEPEDGGWTVVRAHVPASELVRYTVNVRSLTSGSATFTRHFESYEPVPEHLLARG, via the coding sequence ATGGGGAGCAAGCAGAGCGGCACAGCAGGAGGGCCGGTCCTCCCGGCCCCCACCGATCCGGCCAAGATCCGCAACGTCGTGCTGGTCGGGCCCTCGGCGGCAGGCAAGACGACCCTGGTCGAAGCGCTGCTGGCGGCCACCGCGACGATCCCCCGAGCGGGCTCGGTCACCGAGGGCACCACGGTGTGCGACCACGAACCCGCGTCGATCGAGCAGCAGCGGTCCGTCTGCCTGGCCGTGGCGCCGATGCAGCACGGCGACGTCAAGATCAACCTCATCGACACCCCCGGTTACGCCGACTTCGTCGGCGAGCTGCGCGCCGGTCTGCGCGCCGCCGACGCCGCGCTGTTCGTGGTGGCCGCCGCCGAGGGCGTCGACCCGGCGACGCGCGCGATCTGGCAGGAGTGCGCCACCGTCGGCATGCCCCGCGCGGTGGTGGTCTCCCGCCTGGACCAGCCACGTGCCGACTTCGACGACGCGCTGCTGGCCTGCCAGGACGCCTTCGGCGGGGGAGTGCTGCCGCTGTACCTGCCGCACCGCGGCGCGGGCGGCGAGGTGACCGGGCTGGTCGGGCTCGTCACCGAGAGCGTCTACGAGTCCGGTGAGCAGCGGACCGCCGACGACGAGCTGCGGGCGCAGATCGACCAGCCCCGCGGCGAGCTCATCGAGGCGATCATCGCCGAGAGCGAGGACGAGTCCCTGATGGACCGCTACCTCAACGGCGAGCGCATCGACGAGGACACGCTCATCGCCGACCTGGAGGCGGCGGTGGCCAAGGGCGGCCTGCACCCGGTCGTGCCGGTGTGCGCGGCGACCGGCGTCGGCGTCCCCGAGGTGCTCGACGGCATCGTCCGCGGCTTCCCGTCACCGCTGGAGCACGCGCTGCCGGAGTTCACCGATCCGCACGGCCGCAACCCGCGGGTGCTCACCCCCGACCCCGAGGGACCGCTGGCGGCCGAGGTGGTGCACACCTCGGTCGATTCCTACGTGGGGCGGGTGTCGCTGGCGCGGGTGTTCTCCGGGACCATGCGCCCGGAGCGCGCGGTGCACGTCTCCGGGCACGGCATGGCCGAGCGGGGGCACCCCGACCACGACGAGGACGAGCGCGTGGCGCACCTGTACTCGCCGCTGGGTGCGAACCTGCGCGAGGTGCCGCACTGCATCGCCGGTGACCTGTGCGCGCTGACCAAGATCGGGTCGGCGGAGACCGGCGACACGCTCTCGGACCCGTCCGACCCGCTGCTGCTCACGCCGTGGCCGATGCCGGAGCCGCTGATGCCGATCGCGGTCACCGCGCACACCCGCAGCGACGAGGACGCGCTGGCCCGCAACCTCAACCGCCTCATCGCCGCCGACCCCAGCCTGCGGCTGGAGCGCGACAGCGAGACCCACCAGCTGGTGCTGTGGTGCATGGGCGAGGCGCACGCGGACGTGGTCCTGCAGCGGCTGCGCGAGGGCGGCGCGGAGGTCGACACGGTGCCGGTGCGGGTGCCGCTGCGGCAGACCTTCGCCCAGCCGGCCAAGGGCCACGGCAGGCACGTCAAGCAGTCCGGTGGGCACGGCCAGTACGCGGTGTGCGACATCGAGGTGGAGCCGCTGCCGCGCGGGTCGGGCGTGGAGTTCGCCGAGCGCGTGGTCGGCGGGGCGGTCCCGCGCCAGTTCATCCCCAGCGTCGAGAAGGGCGTGCGGGCGCAGGTGGAGAAGGGGATCACCGAGGGAGTCCCGCTGGTGGACCTGCGGATCACGCTGGTCGACGGCAAGGCGCACAGCGTCGACTCCTCGGACGCGGCGTTCCAGGCGGCCGGCGCGCTGGCGCTCAAGGCCGCCGCCGAGCAGGCCGGGCTGATCACCCTGGAACCCGTCGACGAGGTGGCGGTGCACATCCCGGACGAGCACCTCGGCGCGGTGCTGGGTGACCTGTCGAGCCGCCGCGGCAAGGTGGTGGGCACCGAGCCCGAGGACGGTGGCTGGACGGTGGTGCGCGCGCACGTGCCGGCCAGCGAGCTGGTCCGCTACACGGTCAACGTCCGCTCCCTGACCTCGGGCAGCGCGACCTTCACCCGCCACTTCGAGAGCTACGAGCCGGTGCCGGAGCACCTGCTGGCCCGCGGCTGA
- a CDS encoding helix-turn-helix domain-containing protein, with product MSETENTPAAPLETIARSLRRERERAGLTLTELAKRAGIAKSTLSQLESGTGNPSVETLWALGVALGVPFSRLVDPPTPQVRVVRAGQVPIVRSEQSTYGAALLSSGEPGARRDLYVLELEPGGVRRADAHIPGSVEHVVLTAGRLRVGPEDSPVELEVGDYVSFSGDVPHRYEALAPGTTAVLVMEHR from the coding sequence ATGAGTGAGACCGAGAACACCCCGGCCGCGCCGCTGGAGACCATCGCGCGGTCGCTGCGCCGCGAGCGGGAACGCGCCGGGTTGACCCTGACCGAGCTCGCCAAGCGCGCCGGGATCGCCAAGTCCACGCTCTCCCAGCTGGAGTCCGGCACCGGCAACCCCAGCGTGGAGACCCTGTGGGCGCTCGGCGTGGCACTGGGCGTGCCGTTCAGCCGGCTCGTCGACCCGCCGACCCCCCAGGTCCGGGTGGTCCGCGCCGGCCAGGTGCCGATCGTGCGGTCCGAGCAGTCGACCTACGGGGCGGCGCTGCTGTCGTCCGGCGAACCGGGCGCCCGCCGTGACCTCTACGTGCTCGAGCTCGAGCCGGGCGGGGTCCGCCGCGCCGACGCCCACATCCCCGGCTCGGTGGAGCACGTGGTCCTCACCGCCGGGCGCCTCCGGGTGGGCCCGGAGGACAGCCCGGTGGAGCTCGAGGTGGGCGACTACGTCTCCTTCTCCGGCGACGTCCCGCACCGCTACGAGGCCCTCGCCCCCGGCACCACCGCGGTGCTCGTCATGGAGCACCGCTGA